In the Natrinema sp. CBA1119 genome, TGGTGAATCTAGTCGAGAGAAGTTAAGAACGCTGTCAAGGCACTCTTTGGAGTCAACAGTATGGGATATCTGAGCGATCTAGCAAATCCGTTGCGTGCATTAAAATGGAGTCCGCTCGTCCTCAACATATGAATGCTATCTGAGAAAGAGTGTTGCGAGGACTACATAAAACAACAATCGGAGGCATACGAGCGAGAGGTCAAAGTGGCGAATGCCCTCCTGAGAGATACTGATCACCTTATGGATGCGGCAGCTGGCGCATTCGCTGGTTCGATCGACGCACTATACACGCAATCCGATGTCGGCCGTGAGCGGCTCGTAGAGTGCAAGACCTCCCCGACCTTTCGAGGCCTCGGCCAACTCATCCTCTATACATACTTCCGGCGGCGCGACCGTGAACTGGTTCGACAGCAAGACAACGACAATGAGACAAACTGGGAGACGACTAAGGAGATTGAGAAAGACGAGACACACCTGATCGAGAAGGGTTGTGGGACCGAACGAACAGTCCACGCGAAACCGGCACTTGAGGAGATTGAGCAAATCCTTGCAGTCTGTGAGGTTTCTCCCTCAGACGCCCCGCTTCTCTCAGCATACCTCGATCTGGGAATGACGGTTAAACACCGGACAAGCGGGACGTGGCGGGAGTTGAACGCCGACGTGGTCGGCGTGGGGTCTCCTGATGGAACACCCCCAATAACGGGTTGGATTGAGGGGGTTTCCCGCGACTCGCTCGGCAGTTCCACTGAAGAACAGCTCTGGGAAGCTGTTTCAGGAGTGTTTGAGAACGAGCGTGTGTTCAAAGAGGTTCCAATTGGATCTCATCTCTACCCGGACAAACAGACATCGCTTAGAGCGGACGTAGTGGTTCCAGTAAACGATCACTGGTTCGTCATCGAGATCAAGGAGAGTATGAACGACACGGCAATTTCGGATTTCCAGCGAGCGTTCGGGCAAGCCGTTGGCTACGCAAGTCTGTTTGCTCGTGAGTGGGACCTGCCCCAGAATCAGGTTATCCCGGTTGTCGTCCAGCAACCGCTTGCACTCGTCGGGGAGGTCTATCGTACTGACCGATATGATGACGATGACGATGTCGATATGATGGCAAGCTCCGCCTTTAGCAGTATGACGGAGCCGTTAGTTCTTGGAGACCCACAGACGTTTGGGTAGTCACCACCCGTTGTGGCCCTCACGTCCCTCAGGGACATCACTGGCAGGATGGAAGCGCGACAGTGACAGCGTTTCCACTCATGAGGAGAGGTACTAGACCAGTAACTACCGGTGGATCAGGTTGTCAGGTAGTCGGTTCGTGTGGAGGGCCCGACGCACCGGGAGGATCGTCCATGGAGTCCGCCGAACCATATTGACGAACTTATTGCATGGCCACCACCAGAGGCAACGCCCCCCTCGGCGCGGCGTCGCCGTCTTTGAACACACCTTCAGTAAGCAGCCGTTCTAACTAACTGGCTTTGTGAGGTGTTGATAATCCTCTTCGAGGAGATGTTTGTATGCTTGGAACTGGCCTATAGTCTTGAACGAGAAGGGGGCTCGTTTTGCTTCGGAGATAGTAGCCAGTTCCTCTTCAAAATCGTCTGATTCACGGAGCCCCCGGATTTAATCTTCTCACACGGCTTTCTGCGATATCTGGAATACTAGCGAAACATTCCTTGATACGGTTCGTATACCAGATGATTTCCCCAGAGTTGTTCATGGTGCGTATCGAAATCACGATCAGGATTGTCTGCAGATCGCAAGTGAATCGTACTCTTGACTGATTTATTCCATGGGATTCGTGTTCCGGTTTCACTCCAGAGTACAAGTGGCTCTCCGCCAATTGTGGGTTGCTCGCCGGTCGTCTGGAAGTGTACATCAACGACGGCAGGTAACGTAATCGGGTCATGAGCAATCCACCATGCTAAGCCGTGATAGCCCGAATTCCGATACTTAGACTTTTGAAGAAGAGGAACTTTCTCACCATCGATAGAGAGCGACCATGAAATCTGGTCATAGATACGTTTCCCAGCACGCATCTGGCTGGACCCTCGTTGTGTGTCAGCTGGGGCGAGTTTGTCGTGTGTTCCGAGGGCGATAGCACCCCAGAAGAACAACGTCGTTTCCGTAGGGATCACACGGGTTTGGCTGGTTCTATTGAGCGGGAGTTTAAGTTCAACCGAGGGGTGAGAAATGTTTTCAAACCGAGTCATTCGACTGATAGACTGGTACTCGGGATGGTTCGATGGGGCTAGCATCGAGATCGGGGTCTACGTCAATTACTCGGAATTCATGACTTTCTCCCAGGTCTAGAAACCGGCCTGAGCTACAACTATAGCAGATCTGCTGAAAAGTCTCCCCAGAAGATCGAACCCTAGGTGATTCAAATCTGGCTGCAGTACCGCACTCCGTGCATACTGCTTCGTACACGTTATCTGGATTAGCCCACCTATCCACTTCGAATTCCTCAACTGCCTTCTGTCCAGTCATATGCAATAATTCACGACAGATATTCTTGGAGACTGTATAATAGGCTTTCCCCTATGAATAATAATTATCTGTAGAGTGATGAATTCCGACCCACGGTGACACCCTTCCTCCACGGTTAATTCGCAATCCTCCTCGCCGACTGTTTCACGACAGATAGAACCGAACTAAAGAACCTCAACAGAGCCAGTGAACCCTAACTAGGGTCCTGCTAACTGCATGGTTTAATCTTCCTCCTGTGGCCGGAGAGCGTCAAAATCGCTGACTGCTCACTAACTATACAAATAGTTTTTATACTCCATTCAGTACCTTATGACGGCGTGAAACCGCCGCCCGGTGGTGGAAGCACCGGGCAGATGCTGCCAGCTATGACAGCGAAAGACACTACTCGTGTCGTGAGTGATAACTCTGTCTCTCACGCGATTGAGGGACTGATTCCTCCACAGCACGGGAAACAGAACCGAGATGTACAGGTCACTTTCCAAGTAATCGACCGGCTTCGGGAGGTGGCGAATGGAGCAGACTAGCTCCTGCCGTGCGATCCCGATGGATCCAGACGATGCGTTTCGCGCAATCTCGAACAGCCGTCGCCGGAGCGTCATTCTGTCGTTAGCGCAAAGTGAGGATGTTCTCTCTGTATCGGACCTCGCCGTCGAAATTGCGGCAATCGAGAACCTCACCGACCCAAGTGAGGTAACCTCGAAGCAGCGCACACGCGTATATATTTCACTTATCCAATCTCACCTGGAAACGCTTGATGAAACGGGTGCTGCAGTATACGATAGCCGATCCAAGCAGGTTGCACCGACGGAAGCAACGGACCCCTTGGCCACGCACATTCGCCAGATTTCGACTGCGTGTTACAAACCCTCGGAGGAAGATGTATGACTCCGGAAGAAGCACGCAGCGTCTCTGATGAATTAGTCCAGCAAAAGCTTGGCTACCAACTGGTCCGACTTCAGGAGTTGCTCTACGGACTGTCCACAGACGGAGTTGACCCATTTGCTTGTATCGTAGAGTCATACTCCCGTGGCGACGTAGAGAGGGCTGCAAAGCAGGTGTTAACGGGCCAGTCTTTTCCCGAGAGTACAGCAGAGTGTGACCACTGTGGTCGATCCCTGTCTGAGGGGAGTTCTATACAGGTCCGTGGACGTCGTCCCGCTGGGCTGCTCAGCTGGTACATCGCTGCTGTCGCGTGTGACTCCTGCAACCTGTCGCTGAATCCGGAGCCTGATGGGTTAGATGTAGTAGCGACTGCGCGACTGAGCGCCGTTGACGCCGATGATGGGTTATGGCTTCAACAGGTTACCATTGAGGAATCGAGTGGAACCTGCTACAGTCCTGCTGTGGAACGGTCAGAGAAACCAGAAGAAACAGATAGTTGATGTGGCTATGATTAATGTAACTATCCGAGAAGAACAATCTGCTGACAAGGAGATTCTACATCTTACTCTCCCTCCACTGGCAGACTCTGGCCAATCAATGGAACGAACCATCCAAACCCAGCTCCCACGGAACCTAATGCTTCATGTCGGTCATGAAGAGACGCTCCTGGAGCGTGTACGGCACTCAACCAATAGAACGGAGTTAGTTCTCGCACCAGTCGAGTTACACCGAAGGAACATACAGCGCCGACTTCGTGAAGCCCAACTCCCCAAAAACCGCCTCCGCTTCGCAGATCCGCCAGAGGTTGGAAAGCGCCTCCTTCCAGACGACCAGCAGTCGAGAGATGCGATTGACCGTATCGATCGATTATCGATGATTCAGTCGCTCTTGGCAGAGAATGATAGGTTGGATACCTCTGAACCAACGATACCGTCTGCTCCGCAAGAGATTGAGCAGATTAGAACGGTAGTTGAGAGTGTAACGGGGTTTCACCCAGAACGCCTTGAGACATTTAGCGGAATTGCGGAGGAACTCCCATCTCCAATTGATGCTGATTCCGCTGAGATCTTGGAGGGGGCTGTAGCAGTCGAGCGCGCCCTCCGTCAGGATATCGAGAAGGTGGTTTCTGACGTGGAGTTTGTTCGACGTGCCTCACAAAATCTTCTTCGGACTAATGGAACCTGTCTGGAAGCCGCGTTTCCGGATGTCGAACGAATCTCGCTTGTTGGAGTCAGTAGTCTCCCTGCAGCACACGTCGATCTACTGCACGCAATTCTGGAAGCAACGCAGGTCCCGGTTCACATCCATTTCCGTCGTGGAACCGGATCATACCTTTCGCGTCGTCTCCCTGAACTTCTCAATGTTACCGAGCCTGGTACGGTGGTGTTCGAGTCGTGACCGCTGAAGATCGCCTCAGCCTTTCGAAACCACTTGAACCCCCTGACGTGCCTATTGCTGAGATCAAAGCGAGGACACGGCGAGCGGAGGCGAGAAGTGTGATGGCTACCGTAGCAAGTCTCCGAGACCACGGTGTCCCAACCCGGGATATTGCCGTAGTAGTACGCGACCTCGACAACTACGAGGAGCCGTTGTACCGTGCTTCCGTTCACTATGGACTAACGCCCGTGTTTTGGGTCCAGCTCAGGGTAACACAGACACGCCCATTCGCACTCATCGAGTCGGTATGCGACGTCCTCGCCTCTGATAACCCATCTCGGGAAATCCTATGTCGCCCGCTCGAACACCGTTGGGCCCCTCCGTCGGCGATGTCGTCGGAGTGGCCAATCGATCCCAAGACGGTCCAGGTGTCGATGCAGGCGTTACCGGACGAATCACGAACCCTCAGTGAGTGGCACGACGAACTCGAAGCGAATCCGGGGATCGACGAACGCTTCGTGACGTATGCCGAGTGGCTCGGTGACTGCCCCGAACCGACCCCGGAAGCCGTGACGAACGTCCTTACCGACGTCGTCGATACGTACGAGGAACTCGGGCTCCCGGTAACGAAGGAGAATGATTCCCCCTCGCTTATCGAAACAGAGCGTGACGCCCGAGCAACCGTTCGTGTGAAAACTCTCGTCCAACAGCTGCGCCACAAGTACGCAGATCGACTCGATGAAGGAATACTTGGCCGGTCGTGGAGTAGCGTCGCAGAGTTAAGTCAGCTAATCGCTACCCAGCGCCCAGGCCGACGGGAACACTCAAACGCACGTGCTATCGACATCGTTGAAGCGAACGACATCTGGCTGTTGAACGTGCCGTACGTCCTCGCTGTCGGGTTGATCGACGGTGAGTGGCCTCAGCAAACAGAGAGTGTCGTCCCCCCGGAACTCCAAGAAGCAATCCTCCGTGGCGACGGGCGTGTTGGAACGCTCGCACCACGAACAGCGTGGACAACGGGTCGAGACCGTGACCAGTTTGACGACACGTTGCGGGCCGCTGGAAATGGACTGATTGTGACTCGCCACACAGAATCCACTTCTGGAGAAGAACGCCGTCCATCTCCACTGCTAGACCATCTGGACACCGACCTTGTTCCTCCCGACGAGCGCCGACAGCTGATGAGCGAAGAACGAGAACTCCCGAACGACGTTCGAGCGATGCTTAACCACGAGGTGGCCAACAGTGAGTGACGATCCGATCCGCCTCCAGAACGCGCAACGAGACATTCGGGACGCGTACTTCGACCACGATTCGGGATTGTATACTCTCAACTGCGTCCCAGGTGCAGGGAAATCCGAGGTCACTGACCATATCTCCGCAGAGGACATTCTCCGTCGCTACGTTGCTGGAGACCCGACACCCGAACAGCGAGTTGCAGCCATCTCGTTCAACCGTAGTGAGGCGGAGAGCATCATTCCAGATATCTGTGACCGCCTTCGGGAGATTGTCGAACACAATCTGGTCCCCGCTGCAAGCAAAGTCTCAGATACAGAGGTTGAATATCTGATCCAACGGATCAGACAAGCACCATTCGTCGGTACTATCGACAGTATCCTTCGGGACGTGCTGAGTGAGATCGCCTCCGACATCGGCTTTGAGGAGATGCCGGTCGTTGGCAAAACGGCTCGGCAGAAACACCTGCATGCTGCCTGTTACCGGGGCATTCAGGAGGATCCAGACTTGGCACAGCGAGTAGAGCGGCTGGAGGACGCGTATCCCACTGGCGAGTATGACGACGACGTGAGCGAGATGCTTGAGACTGCCGTCACCTACTGTCGAGATCGCCGTATCTCTACGGAGGGGTTCCGCTCCAATCTCGAACAGATTGTTGAAGACGTCTACGCAGAGGGTCGCCCAAGATCGTTCAGCGATGTCGTCGCCGCGGTGGAACACTGTGTCGGGGCAGACATTGACGAGAGTGCCTACGACGACATCGGCGACGACGAACGAGGCCGAATCTGTGACGCAGATTCGAGACTTCACGGCGACTGGCGTGCCCGTATTGACGATTTCTGTACAGTACTCGAAGAGTATCGAATTACGTATCGTCAGACTATCCGCGACCGTGGCGTTGTCTCCCACACAGATGTTGCGTACCTCGTGGACGCGTACTTCGACGACCGACTCGGTAATGTCGATGATGCTCACCGGGCCAGAATCAGACAGCGATACCAGACAAGAATACAGAGTCTGATTATCGATGAGGCCCAAGACGTGTCGTCGATACAGCACGCCGCACTTTCCCATCTGGTCACCTCCAGTGCGCGTGTGTTCGGCGCGGGCGATCTGCTCCAGAGCGTCTATCTGTGGCGGCACGCTGAACCAACGCTCTTCGAGACCGCGACGGTCGAAGGAGAGTATCTCGGAATCAACTGGGATGTCCACGAGCACCGGACTGCGAAGACGACGTACCGGTGCGTCCCCGATGTCGCCAGTGCGATCAACGAAATCTCGGAAGCAACGCTCACGGATCCAGCACGTGGGAACCTCGGAGAACTGGACGTCCGGTACCCTGGGCTAGAAGCTGATCGTGGTTCGACCGACGAGTCGAATGTCCACATCGCGGCATTCGATCCGATAGCTTCAGACCCTGATTCGTACGCCTGGGTCAGTCCTGTCGAAGGTCGTGGGGAAGCAACCACACTGGCGACGCTCCTCTCGAAGGGGCTTGCAGATGGGTCGTTCACTGACGAGAACGATGACCCTCTCGGGATCACCGTGTTGTTCCGATGGACGTCGAAGATGGATGTGTATGAAGAGGCGTTCGAGGAAATGGGGCTCAGTGTTCGGAACGCGAGTGAAGATCTCTTCGAGTGCTCAGTCGTCAATGTAGTCCTTGACGTCTGTGAATGGCTAGTCGCACCTGCCGACCCCGAAAGAACCCGCGCGCTCGTCACCGAGTCGAATCTCGGTCTCGAACCACTCGCAGACAACTTTGAGGCCCACCATTGGGATATCGACGCGGTTCTCGATGACTGCGACCTCACGGACGCACACCAGCACGTACTCGATGGCCTCTCCGAACTCCACGACCGACGTGATAGCTTCCTCTCCCGCCCCGCTGGCACCTACGCCGAGGACATCATCGAGACACTTGCCCTTCGCGCAGATTCCTATGGGTGCTTCGACGTCGATCCTGCACAACGGGTCGCCAACCTCGATGCACTCGTAGAGACCTTGGAGGAGTGGGAAGCGGACGAACATTTCACTCCACGTGAACTCACCGAGCTGGTCGAACCGTTTCGAGTGAGCCCGTATATGGGACCGAACCAGCCGAGTACTGCCGACACGAGTCACGACGTCGAATTTCGGACGGTCCATGACGCTAAGGGCGACCAAGACGACGTCGTCGCCGTTGCGAATCCCGGATTCAGCCTCTGGAAGCACGGGCCTCAAGCACAACGGTTCCTCACTCAGGGGAGCATCGCCGGACTTGCCCCGCCGACGGACACCGAAATTCCCTCAGACATTGCTCTCCCACCGTTCGCCAACGGACTCTACGATCCCGAGGACACCCGGGACCGCGATGTTGGATTGCGGTGGGCTACGGGCCACTGGTGCGATGACGTCGCCAAGTCCGCGGACGCAACATCGCTGGTTGGCCCCGACCGTCTCAAACGGGTTGCGGCGAACGAACGAGCCGAAGCCTGGCGGCTCCTGTATGTCTCGCTCACGCGGGCGAGAGACCACCTCGTTGTCCCACTCCCACGGTCACTGCCCGATGAATCCCGGCCCCGAGACCGGTGGCTTGACACGATCCGAGACGGGCTCAACTTCACCGGTAAGCAAACTGGGTCGTACACGGTCGATACGGACACCGGGTCGTTCGACGTCGGCGTCAATGATGTCGCACTTCGCGCAACATGGACAAACAGGGTCACGTCTCGTGACGACGACGTCGCCGTCAATCCACCACGACGCACCGATCTCGATCCATGGGTTCCACGGTTCGCCCACCCGAGTACGCTGTATCCACTCACGGACGATCCCGACGAACAGGTACTTGACCACCTCCTCGGCAATGCCCTGCACACAGATGCTAACGACGTTCCCGACGACGTCCCCCTGCAGTTCGACCGGTTAGGCCCAGACGACGTCGGCTCTTGCTTACACGAGGTGTTGACCACGCTTGTCGAACGCGAGGTTCCGGAACACACTCTTCGATCGCTGGGTGACGAAGTTCGGCGCGTGTTCGATGACGTCGTAGGCGACCACGCTCCGCGAACCGGAGACAATGAACGCGACAAACTGTTCTCCTTCTTCCGAGAGGAGGTACTGGACGACTTCCTCGCGTCCGACTTGTGGGAAGAAATCCAACGAGCCGAACGGGTTACCGTTGAGAGACCCATCGATGGTCTCGTCACTGTTGACGACGTCGAAATAGAGATACACGGCACGAGCGATTTTGTCGTTGAATCGCCCTCCGGCGAACAGTACGTGGCCGATCTGAAGATCACGCTGACGGATCAAACACCGGAGACGCGACGCCGGTACGAACTCCAAGTAACTGCTTACTCGTACCTCTTCGAGCAGCAGGAGAGTTCCGAAGACCCAGTGGATCGGACAGTAGAGACATTCGGCGTCGAACGAGATACAATCGAGTCGTCGTGGCCGTCGGAAATTGTCGAACGGAGACTTGCAACGTTGGTTCGACAGTAGTGCCAATCGGTGGTATGTGTTGCCTTGTCGAATACTATTTCATTACTGGCAGTCAGCGGCTCTGCTGCTCTGTCGTGATTCTAAAAAATTCATTGTAAACGTAGGTGAGGGCAGATGTCCACCAGCGAGTTTACGAGCGGAAAATGAATTCAACAAAATAGGATTGCTGGCGACCTCAAGCGTTAATAGGCTGGTATAGCATTCCGTCGATGGTGTTGGTCACTCCTCAGACCCTAACCTATTATTAAGACTGCAGGATAACTAGTGCGATGCCTCGGGTGGTCTCTGGGTTGTCGTTATAGGTTTTCTCTTGGGTGTGGGTGAGTACTGGCGGTGTGTGAGCGGCTGGTCGTTGACAAGTTCGTTGGTGTCGATCGTGACTGTGTCGCCGACGTCGTCTGCACCCCAAGTGCCGCGGGGAGGACACTGTCCCGTGACCGCGGGTTGCGTAACACTTCGAAGCCCAGCGGCGTCTGAGTGTCCTGCCCCCCAGTGGTCAACGTCTCAACTTCCTGGGAGGTAAATCCTCCATCCACTCCATATCAATACACGTCTTCGGACGATATTGGCCGGTATAGACCCGCGCCAAACGCCTCTCAAAGACACAGATTGCTTGGCGCTGCTTCTAAGACGCTTAGAACCCGCGCCATGATTCCAACACCCAACAGTTTGAGACATCCTCCAGGAACAGTTTCCGCGCATGGTTTCCGCATACATCTGTTTCATTTCCGCGTAGGGTTTCCGCCACGAGCTCACTATTCCGCGTATGGTTTTCGCACCGACGCGGAAACCCCCTGCGGAAACTTATGGGCGTGGCGAAACTACATTGACATGTGATGACAGGGACAGAATTAGACGATGAGAATCAGATGCAACTGACTGATATCGATGGGGGACAGGTCACTGATGACGATGACTCGGGTACTGTGGTCTGTGTGATTGTCCACGCCCCCACTCGAACGGAATTGGCGGATGCGGCACGGTCGTGCTTAGCGCATGCCTCCCAGATTGTCGGTACGGATTGGGCTGATTCTGCTGGGCGAGCTGAGCTTGGTCGGCGTGTTTCAACGGGGGTGCTCTCTCTCGATGGTGGGGTGAGGGTGTCACGCGGGCATGTCTTGGCGCTGGGTGTTGACTCTGACAGGGCGCACGTCTCGGCAGGTGTTGAACAGGTTGAGCAGAGCCCGATGACTGACGTGGTCGTTGACAGCTTAGCGACGCTCGGGAAGAACCATGCAGAGATCCAAGACAGGGTCGATACATTGGTCAACGCTGGCGTGACACTCCATCTGAACGATACTGCAGCGG is a window encoding:
- a CDS encoding UvrD-helicase domain-containing protein; the protein is MSDDPIRLQNAQRDIRDAYFDHDSGLYTLNCVPGAGKSEVTDHISAEDILRRYVAGDPTPEQRVAAISFNRSEAESIIPDICDRLREIVEHNLVPAASKVSDTEVEYLIQRIRQAPFVGTIDSILRDVLSEIASDIGFEEMPVVGKTARQKHLHAACYRGIQEDPDLAQRVERLEDAYPTGEYDDDVSEMLETAVTYCRDRRISTEGFRSNLEQIVEDVYAEGRPRSFSDVVAAVEHCVGADIDESAYDDIGDDERGRICDADSRLHGDWRARIDDFCTVLEEYRITYRQTIRDRGVVSHTDVAYLVDAYFDDRLGNVDDAHRARIRQRYQTRIQSLIIDEAQDVSSIQHAALSHLVTSSARVFGAGDLLQSVYLWRHAEPTLFETATVEGEYLGINWDVHEHRTAKTTYRCVPDVASAINEISEATLTDPARGNLGELDVRYPGLEADRGSTDESNVHIAAFDPIASDPDSYAWVSPVEGRGEATTLATLLSKGLADGSFTDENDDPLGITVLFRWTSKMDVYEEAFEEMGLSVRNASEDLFECSVVNVVLDVCEWLVAPADPERTRALVTESNLGLEPLADNFEAHHWDIDAVLDDCDLTDAHQHVLDGLSELHDRRDSFLSRPAGTYAEDIIETLALRADSYGCFDVDPAQRVANLDALVETLEEWEADEHFTPRELTELVEPFRVSPYMGPNQPSTADTSHDVEFRTVHDAKGDQDDVVAVANPGFSLWKHGPQAQRFLTQGSIAGLAPPTDTEIPSDIALPPFANGLYDPEDTRDRDVGLRWATGHWCDDVAKSADATSLVGPDRLKRVAANERAEAWRLLYVSLTRARDHLVVPLPRSLPDESRPRDRWLDTIRDGLNFTGKQTGSYTVDTDTGSFDVGVNDVALRATWTNRVTSRDDDVAVNPPRRTDLDPWVPRFAHPSTLYPLTDDPDEQVLDHLLGNALHTDANDVPDDVPLQFDRLGPDDVGSCLHEVLTTLVEREVPEHTLRSLGDEVRRVFDDVVGDHAPRTGDNERDKLFSFFREEVLDDFLASDLWEEIQRAERVTVERPIDGLVTVDDVEIEIHGTSDFVVESPSGEQYVADLKITLTDQTPETRRRYELQVTAYSYLFEQQESSEDPVDRTVETFGVERDTIESSWPSEIVERRLATLVRQ